The Sphaerochaeta globosa str. Buddy region AGGAGGTGAGAAATGAAACGACGATATGCCTTACGCTTCTCTCCCACCTTGGTTGAGCAGCCAATTGTCAGCAAACTTGCCCGAGCCTACGATGTGGACATCAACATCCTCAATGCCGACGTTGCAAGCGGCAGGGGAGGCAAGCTCATCGTCGAACTATGCGGGACCGAACAGAACTTGGATTTGAGTGTCGTCTACCTTTCAGAGGTAGGTGTCATCGTCTCCGAGATGGTCAAGGAACTGCTTTTTCGTGAAGAGGGGTGCATTCATTGCGGAGCTTGTACCGCTGTATGCTCACCTAGGGCACTGAGTATGAACAAAGAAGCAAAGTTGGTGTTCGATGTCGCGTTGTGTGTTGTCTGTGGACTTTGCACCCAGGCGTGCCCACTCAGGCTTTTCGAGGTTTCCCACGAACGGGAAGCGTAGAATCGTAAGAATTAGCTAGGTCGTCAACGTTCTGGCGACCTGTGATTTGTGTGGATGAAATCGGGATATGATGTCCTAATACTACATTATGTGTAGTAATTTTGAAAGCATATTCAGGTTTTAGGCAATCTTATACTCCTTGACCATGCATTGCCGTTGGAGGTAAAGACCGAGATGAACCGAACAGAATACCTGAAGAGTCTTCTGTCACAGCGGATCGTACTGCTTG contains the following coding sequences:
- a CDS encoding NIL domain-containing protein; the protein is MKRRYALRFSPTLVEQPIVSKLARAYDVDINILNADVASGRGGKLIVELCGTEQNLDLSVVYLSEVGVIVSEMVKELLFREEGCIHCGACTAVCSPRALSMNKEAKLVFDVALCVVCGLCTQACPLRLFEVSHEREA